In a single window of the Papaver somniferum cultivar HN1 chromosome 8, ASM357369v1, whole genome shotgun sequence genome:
- the LOC113304650 gene encoding uncharacterized protein LOC113304650 encodes MIATRPRLKHFPGGDKRETSPGCSQDGCNVRPRIDVYLSETEVTIHGGEGRNKNHKMLPNTIKSPVISLNFTPSSIDGLQFSAAGQTVSGLSEEEAEDVSMEVESTGDVRSSSENGNKENSQSSKSNENNGALDVDTGNPGSLNTPETVQVLNTEVEDIETNKDNSSSPGVIDEDTIIPELQVHEIVVTEVMETSIVATLVIEETEPQAEETEETVAMTVEVAPVIENRIVVHEYPSAGFSFDPTFDASLPSHELVGGFSIPIGYAGLYEKIWRKFGTSSLLEILDVLML; translated from the exons atgatcgctactcgaccaagactgaagcatttccctggtggtgataaacgggaaacatctccaggatgttcacaa GACGGTTGCAACGTAAGACCTCGGATCGATGTAtacctctcagaaactgaagtaactattcatggtggagaaggcaggaataAGAATCATAAGAtgttacctaacaccataaagtccccagtgatttctttg aattttactccatcaagtattgacggtcttcaattctctgctgctgggcaaacAGTTTCTGGCTTGAGTGAAGAAGAggcc gaggatgtctccatGGAGGTGGAGAGTACTGGTGATGTTCGCTCATCCTCAGAAAATGGCAATAAAGAAAATTCCCAGAGCTCAAAATCGAATGAAAACAATGGTGCTCTTGATGTTGATACGGGCAATCCAGGGTCCTTGAACACTCCGGAGACCGTCCAA gtgctaaataccgaagttgaggatattgaaaccaataaggataattcaagcagccctggagttattgatgaagatacaaTCATCCCTGAACTTCAAGTCCATGAGAtagttgtcactgaagttatggaaacttcaATTGTTGCCACTCTAGtaatagaagaaaccgagccacaagcagaagagactgaagaaactgttgccatgaccgtagaagttgctccagtaattgagaatcgcatagtggtgcatgaatatccaagtgcaggattTTCTTTTGATCCCACATTTGATGCGTCACTCCCAtctcatgaactagttggtggattcagcattcctattggatatgcaggcttgtacgagaagatatggaggaagtttggcACATCATCGTTACTAGAgatcctggacgtgcttatgctttaa